Proteins encoded within one genomic window of Acinetobacter sp. YWS30-1:
- a CDS encoding type I secretion system permease/ATPase: protein MSTIINYQPWLQAVLNIAKHYRIEPSEERIRLQLDWNQHHDIDEMLKVVSRQMGLNVRKNKFDSSLLNPWRLPLLVEFDSGDVGVIERIDTQGNVSVQLSGDAGLSQSFTIEQLEAGAKHVYILRPESSVPDARVDEYIKPFEKNWFWSIVLKDWKRYIDVMFASLIANILALATIVFSMNVYDRVIPSQSIPTLWVLAGGVLIAAIFEFVLRVSRIYLSDIIGKRADLKISDRVFGHSLRIKNSERSKSTGTFISQIRELEGVRELVTSTTVTAIADLPFFFLFLGIFWIIGGNLFWVMLLVVPLMILPGILAQKKLAKLAQLGMRESAIRNALLVEAVQGIEDIKLLRAETRFQNQWNHMNEVSADVSMQQRKIVGLMTAWTQKIQGLTFAIVVLVGAFAVMDGEMTTGALVACSILSSRMLAPISQITGVLGRLQQAKVAKGGLDELMKKPVDQPDYSHLIHRPVLDGHYDLSGVVFKYGDDDPKPSLVIPKLEIKPGEKIAILGRNGAGKSTLLQLLSGMQTPAQGKVKLDGIDLTLIDPSDVRRDMGLLNQNSQLFYGSIRENLTLGAPLATDQQILEALQITGALNFVQEKKEGLDHIILEGGVGFSGGQRQALLLARLLIRQPKILLLDEPTAAIDDVSEKQLIDHLKGYLSHRTLVVATHRRAVLELVDRILVVNDGKIVMDGPRDQILNQSQVGTKRVVGASA from the coding sequence ATGAGTACTATAATAAATTATCAGCCGTGGCTTCAGGCAGTTTTGAATATTGCCAAGCATTATCGGATTGAACCATCTGAGGAACGGATTCGTCTGCAACTGGACTGGAACCAGCATCATGACATTGATGAAATGCTCAAGGTTGTCAGCCGTCAGATGGGATTAAATGTCCGCAAAAATAAATTTGATAGCAGTCTGCTAAATCCTTGGCGTTTGCCCTTATTGGTTGAATTTGATAGCGGAGATGTCGGTGTTATTGAACGTATCGACACACAAGGTAATGTCAGTGTACAACTGAGTGGAGATGCTGGTTTATCGCAAAGTTTTACCATCGAGCAGTTAGAGGCTGGTGCGAAGCATGTTTATATCCTGCGACCAGAGTCTTCTGTACCGGATGCGCGTGTCGACGAATATATTAAACCCTTTGAGAAAAACTGGTTCTGGTCAATTGTTCTGAAAGACTGGAAACGCTATATCGATGTGATGTTTGCCTCTTTAATCGCCAATATTCTGGCTTTGGCAACTATTGTCTTCTCGATGAACGTTTATGACCGTGTCATTCCTTCACAATCGATTCCAACTTTGTGGGTGTTGGCTGGTGGTGTACTGATTGCGGCCATTTTCGAATTTGTATTGCGGGTATCCCGCATTTATCTTTCAGATATTATTGGTAAACGGGCTGACCTGAAAATATCTGACCGGGTATTTGGTCATTCCTTAAGAATTAAAAATAGTGAGCGTTCCAAATCGACTGGAACGTTTATTTCACAGATTCGTGAACTCGAAGGTGTGCGTGAACTGGTCACTTCCACTACCGTGACGGCAATTGCAGATCTGCCATTCTTCTTCCTGTTCCTGGGAATCTTTTGGATTATTGGCGGCAACCTGTTCTGGGTCATGCTACTGGTAGTACCACTCATGATTCTTCCTGGGATTCTGGCACAGAAAAAACTGGCCAAGTTGGCACAGTTGGGGATGCGTGAATCTGCAATCCGTAATGCCTTATTAGTGGAAGCTGTACAAGGGATTGAAGATATCAAGCTGTTAAGAGCTGAAACCCGCTTCCAGAACCAATGGAATCACATGAATGAAGTCTCTGCTGATGTCAGCATGCAACAACGTAAAATTGTTGGCTTAATGACAGCATGGACCCAAAAAATTCAGGGACTCACCTTTGCCATTGTGGTCTTGGTCGGTGCATTTGCGGTGATGGATGGTGAGATGACCACGGGTGCTTTAGTTGCCTGTTCGATTTTATCATCACGGATGCTGGCACCTATTTCACAAATCACTGGTGTCTTGGGGCGTTTACAACAAGCCAAAGTTGCTAAAGGCGGTCTGGATGAATTGATGAAAAAACCGGTGGATCAACCGGACTATTCACATCTGATTCACCGTCCTGTATTGGATGGTCATTATGACCTGAGTGGCGTGGTATTCAAATACGGCGATGATGATCCCAAACCGAGTCTGGTCATTCCAAAACTGGAAATTAAGCCAGGTGAAAAAATTGCAATTCTGGGCCGTAACGGTGCAGGTAAATCAACGCTGTTACAACTGTTGTCGGGCATGCAAACCCCAGCACAGGGTAAGGTCAAACTGGATGGTATTGATCTGACTCTGATCGATCCTTCAGATGTACGCCGTGATATGGGCCTGCTCAATCAGAATTCACAACTCTTTTACGGCAGTATCCGTGAAAACCTGACTTTGGGTGCACCGCTCGCTACGGATCAACAGATTCTGGAAGCCTTACAAATCACTGGTGCACTTAACTTTGTTCAAGAGAAAAAAGAAGGTCTGGATCATATCATTCTGGAAGGTGGAGTGGGCTTCTCTGGTGGACAGCGTCAAGCCTTATTACTCGCACGACTCCTGATCCGCCAGCCTAAAATTTTGTTGTTAGATGAGCCAACTGCAGCGATTGATGATGTTTCAGAAAAGCAGTTAATTGATCATCTGAAAGGGTATCTGTCCCATCGTACACTGGTAGTGGCAACGCATCGTCGCGCCGTACTGGAGTTAGTTGACCGTATTCTCGTGGTCAATGATGGCAAAATTGTCATGGATGGTCCACGAGACCAAATATTAAATCAGTCACAGGTAGGAACTAAACGGGTCGTGGGAGCAAGCGCATGA
- a CDS encoding HlyD family efflux transporter periplasmic adaptor subunit, protein MSEPQTLTRSNKVSFQEPPLPKSSLIIWIVGIGLLILLTWAWLFKLEEVSTGTGKVIPSSKEQVIQSLEGGILTKLNVKEGEIVERGQVLAQLDPTRFESNVGESESLLIASRATSARLRAEVSGTPLSFPEEVLKYPKLVKEETALYQSRRANLEESLAGLQQALVLVQQELEMTAPLVAKGAASEVEVLRLKREANDLRNQMNDIRNQYYVKAREELSKANTDVETQQQVVRGKSDTLNRTIFKSPVRGVVKEIDVMTLGGVVPQNGKLMTIVPLDEKLLVEARISPRDIAFIRPDQEALVKITAYDYSIYGGLKGKVTVISPDTLRDEVKQDQFYYRVYIRTDSDKLRNAAGQEFNITPGMVASVDIRTGAKTVMDYLIKPFNKAKEALRER, encoded by the coding sequence ATGAGTGAACCACAAACATTAACGCGTTCAAACAAAGTGAGCTTTCAGGAACCGCCATTACCGAAATCCAGTTTGATTATCTGGATTGTGGGCATTGGCTTGTTAATTCTATTGACATGGGCCTGGCTATTTAAACTGGAAGAGGTCTCGACCGGTACGGGTAAAGTCATTCCATCTTCCAAAGAACAGGTGATTCAGTCTCTGGAGGGCGGCATTCTAACCAAGTTAAATGTTAAAGAAGGCGAGATTGTAGAACGTGGCCAAGTCTTGGCTCAGCTTGATCCAACCCGCTTTGAATCAAATGTCGGTGAATCAGAATCCTTACTAATCGCTTCACGTGCGACTTCCGCCCGTTTACGTGCAGAAGTGAGTGGTACGCCATTGTCTTTCCCTGAAGAAGTGCTGAAATATCCGAAACTGGTTAAAGAAGAAACCGCACTGTATCAGTCACGTCGTGCCAATCTGGAAGAATCTCTTGCCGGCTTGCAACAGGCATTGGTACTGGTACAACAGGAACTGGAAATGACCGCGCCATTGGTGGCTAAAGGGGCAGCCAGTGAAGTTGAAGTTTTACGGTTGAAGCGAGAAGCCAATGACCTGCGTAACCAGATGAATGATATTCGTAACCAGTACTATGTTAAAGCACGGGAAGAACTGTCCAAAGCCAATACTGATGTGGAAACTCAGCAACAGGTGGTACGCGGCAAGTCAGATACCTTGAACCGGACCATTTTTAAATCCCCAGTTCGTGGCGTGGTCAAAGAAATTGATGTCATGACTTTGGGTGGCGTGGTTCCGCAAAATGGCAAGCTGATGACCATCGTGCCTCTGGACGAGAAATTACTTGTTGAAGCCCGAATTTCACCACGTGATATTGCTTTTATCCGTCCTGATCAGGAAGCACTGGTGAAGATTACTGCCTATGATTACTCGATTTATGGCGGTCTAAAAGGTAAAGTGACCGTGATTTCGCCAGATACCTTGCGGGATGAAGTCAAACAGGATCAGTTCTACTATCGTGTGTATATCCGTACCGATAGTGACAAATTGAGAAATGCCGCCGGGCAGGAGTTTAATATCACACCAGGTATGGTGGCCTCTGTTGACATTCGTACCGGCGCAAAAACGGTAATGGACTATCTGATCAAGCCATTCAACAAGGCTAAAGAAGCATTGCGTGAACGTTAA
- a CDS encoding IMPACT family protein, translating into MPFTIASLVSFEEDIKKSRFQAFATPVENEQDVKDFLEVYRDPTTTHQCWAWKIGHHVRFNDDGEPSGTAGRPILATIEGNELTNVLVLVNRWYGGIKLGTGGLVRAYGGCAGQCLLLAEKIELIEKKKVEFACQFNEWAIFQYELNQQQIDYQEEYMAEGVQVQAQFQKHQIEPFALKIQDVTRGREQLKIIEEATDD; encoded by the coding sequence ATGCCATTTACCATTGCCAGCCTTGTCAGTTTTGAGGAAGACATCAAAAAAAGCCGATTTCAGGCCTTTGCCACACCTGTAGAAAATGAGCAGGATGTGAAGGATTTTCTGGAGGTCTATCGTGATCCGACCACCACTCATCAATGCTGGGCCTGGAAAATCGGTCATCATGTACGCTTTAATGATGATGGTGAGCCATCGGGTACCGCTGGCCGACCGATCCTCGCGACTATTGAAGGCAATGAGCTAACCAATGTACTGGTACTGGTGAATCGCTGGTATGGCGGTATTAAATTAGGCACCGGCGGACTGGTCCGTGCCTATGGCGGCTGTGCTGGACAATGTTTGTTATTAGCTGAAAAAATTGAGCTGATTGAAAAGAAAAAGGTCGAATTTGCTTGCCAGTTTAATGAGTGGGCGATTTTTCAGTATGAGCTGAATCAGCAGCAGATTGATTATCAGGAAGAATATATGGCTGAAGGTGTACAGGTTCAGGCACAATTTCAGAAACATCAGATTGAACCTTTTGCTCTGAAGATTCAGGATGTTACTCGCGGACGTGAACAATTAAAAATCATAGAAGAAGCCACAGATGACTGA
- a CDS encoding acyltransferase, whose product MTEPDPLLKYREQHKHRLNYMPWLYWSLKPKNRGWAEAWQKEYQTYLMEMETVEIGENCFISPLAHIFAEPGRKISIGDNTFIAADCTLHGPLEIGSEVAINHHCILDGGRVGIKLHDQVRIAAYCHLYAFDHGMELEQAIYQQPVRSKGIEIGRDVWLGAHVGIKDGVKIADQAIIGMNSMVTKDIEARAIVAGNPAKLIRYRD is encoded by the coding sequence ATGACTGAACCAGATCCATTACTGAAATATCGTGAGCAGCATAAACACCGCCTGAATTATATGCCTTGGCTATATTGGTCCTTAAAACCCAAGAATCGTGGTTGGGCTGAAGCTTGGCAGAAAGAATATCAGACCTATCTGATGGAGATGGAAACAGTCGAAATTGGCGAAAACTGTTTTATTTCGCCGTTGGCGCATATCTTTGCTGAGCCGGGTCGTAAAATTAGTATCGGAGATAATACCTTTATTGCGGCAGATTGTACGCTACATGGTCCTTTGGAGATAGGGAGCGAAGTTGCAATCAATCATCACTGTATTCTGGATGGTGGTCGGGTTGGGATTAAACTGCATGATCAGGTACGCATCGCAGCCTATTGTCATCTTTATGCCTTTGATCATGGGATGGAACTGGAGCAGGCGATTTATCAGCAGCCAGTCAGGTCCAAAGGGATTGAGATTGGTCGGGATGTCTGGCTAGGTGCCCATGTCGGCATTAAAGATGGGGTGAAAATTGCCGATCAGGCGATTATAGGGATGAATAGCATGGTCACGAAAGATATTGAAGCGCGTGCAATTGTCGCCGGAAATCCGGCAAAATTGATTCGATATCGGGATTAA
- a CDS encoding universal stress protein → MKRVIACIDSSPCTNALADAAAWIAKQTGRELVLLQVLDYYPASYHLGEISGVIGFESNAMLLKELAELEQKQSEIALSYSNNLLQHISDRIFKDYGIRTTHIQEKGDFLEQSFQILKPDDIAVIGLLGERSAEKNKPIGTNVENFIRGANCTVMTVGEHFRPPTRFIFAYEYSPTCVKMMKRIAESDLLRQLQCHLLYIGDHVEILNEPLQYLTEAGLEVVPEYRYGEVAENILSYQQEHGIQLIVLGAFSHSKIHQFFLGSIATTIFRNSKVPLLVAK, encoded by the coding sequence ATGAAACGTGTCATTGCCTGCATAGACTCCTCACCATGCACGAACGCACTTGCAGATGCGGCTGCATGGATTGCCAAACAGACCGGCCGTGAACTGGTTTTATTACAGGTTCTGGATTATTACCCGGCCAGTTATCATCTTGGGGAAATTAGCGGTGTGATTGGCTTTGAAAGCAATGCCATGTTGCTTAAAGAGCTGGCTGAGCTGGAGCAAAAGCAAAGTGAAATTGCGCTTAGTTATAGCAATAATCTGCTCCAGCATATTTCGGATCGTATCTTTAAAGATTATGGCATCCGCACCACCCATATTCAGGAAAAGGGTGATTTTCTGGAACAAAGTTTTCAGATTCTAAAACCTGATGATATTGCTGTAATCGGACTACTCGGTGAGCGTTCTGCCGAGAAAAACAAGCCAATCGGCACCAATGTAGAAAACTTTATCCGTGGTGCTAACTGTACAGTGATGACTGTAGGGGAACACTTCAGACCACCGACACGTTTTATCTTTGCTTATGAATATTCGCCGACTTGTGTGAAGATGATGAAACGCATTGCAGAAAGTGATTTATTAAGACAATTACAATGTCATCTGCTTTATATCGGGGATCATGTGGAAATCCTGAATGAGCCTCTGCAATATTTGACAGAAGCAGGACTAGAGGTCGTTCCAGAATACCGCTATGGAGAAGTAGCTGAAAATATCCTGTCTTATCAGCAGGAACATGGGATTCAGTTAATTGTCTTGGGGGCATTCAGTCACAGCAAGATCCACCAGTTCTTCTTGGGCAGTATTGCGACAACGATTTTCCGAAATTCTAAAGTGCCATTATTGGTAGCGAAGTAG
- a CDS encoding O-methyltransferase has translation MQQMWTDIDRYIDSHLIPEDPILNQTLENTAAHGFPDHLAVAPNQGMLLQMLIQMNKCKRILELGTFAAYSTMWLARALPEDGYILTIEGRDTHAAMGQENIDRAQLKQKVELKCGRAADVLRALPEDTEAFDFIFIDADKQSYPEYLELSLNLSHSGTIIFLDNVIRAGDIINPDNKKPSIEGIRDMFKALENHPRILSCTALQTVGSKGHDGFALAIVK, from the coding sequence ATGCAACAAATGTGGACAGATATTGACCGCTACATTGATTCACATTTAATTCCTGAAGATCCTATTCTGAATCAGACTCTTGAAAATACTGCTGCACATGGTTTTCCAGATCATCTGGCTGTTGCGCCGAATCAGGGCATGCTGCTGCAAATGCTGATTCAGATGAATAAGTGCAAACGTATACTGGAACTGGGAACCTTTGCTGCATATAGCACCATGTGGCTGGCTCGTGCCCTCCCTGAAGACGGTTATATTCTAACCATTGAAGGCCGTGATACGCATGCTGCCATGGGACAGGAAAATATTGATCGTGCACAGTTAAAACAGAAAGTTGAGCTGAAATGTGGCCGTGCTGCAGATGTGCTTCGTGCCCTGCCTGAAGATACTGAAGCTTTCGACTTTATTTTTATTGATGCCGATAAGCAAAGCTATCCTGAATATCTGGAGCTGAGCTTAAACCTTTCCCACTCCGGTACCATTATTTTCCTGGACAATGTGATTCGTGCCGGTGATATCATCAATCCGGACAATAAAAAACCAAGTATTGAAGGCATTCGTGACATGTTTAAAGCGCTGGAAAATCATCCACGTATCTTATCTTGTACTGCTTTACAGACCGTTGGCAGTAAAGGACATGATGGTTTTGCACTCGCAATTGTCAAATAA
- a CDS encoding D-Ala-D-Ala carboxypeptidase family metallohydrolase: protein MKHLIKGLLSVCIIPLVFVGCATTTKQSGKVTPDKRIYIPEERVQYNHKPQPKPVPYVYTHWVSALNNLSLVREYENFLAQQGVGNIIPSFELMRTARDWAKCGRSQYMIPSRELWSNQVPTLRVFKYLVAANVLTDFEVTSVYRDLPLNQCAGGANSSRHLFNSAIDFRIGPEYPQAQDYAAIENTKFKLCQFWLQHGQSLNMGLGLYASGQIHIDTQGYRTWGPDLSRRSSMCNY, encoded by the coding sequence ATGAAGCATTTAATAAAGGGGTTATTGAGTGTTTGTATAATCCCGCTTGTCTTTGTAGGATGTGCTACCACCACAAAACAGTCTGGTAAGGTAACTCCAGATAAAAGGATTTACATCCCAGAAGAACGAGTCCAGTACAACCATAAACCACAGCCTAAACCGGTTCCTTATGTCTATACTCACTGGGTATCGGCACTGAATAACCTGTCTCTTGTACGTGAATATGAAAACTTTTTGGCCCAGCAAGGGGTCGGAAATATTATTCCAAGTTTTGAGCTGATGCGTACTGCACGGGATTGGGCTAAATGTGGTCGATCGCAATATATGATTCCAAGCCGTGAGCTCTGGTCAAATCAGGTGCCTACTTTACGTGTCTTCAAATATCTGGTTGCTGCCAATGTACTGACTGATTTTGAAGTCACTTCGGTTTATCGTGACCTGCCTTTAAATCAGTGTGCCGGTGGAGCCAATTCTTCACGTCACCTGTTTAACTCGGCAATTGATTTTCGGATCGGACCTGAGTACCCACAGGCTCAGGATTATGCAGCAATTGAAAATACCAAGTTCAAACTGTGCCAGTTTTGGTTACAGCATGGACAAAGCCTGAATATGGGGCTCGGTTTATATGCCTCTGGCCAAATCCATATTGATACCCAAGGTTATCGCACTTGGGGTCCGGATTTAAGCCGTCGCTCATCAATGTGTAATTACTAA
- the fdxA gene encoding ferredoxin FdxA: MTFVVTENCIKCKYQDCVEVCPVDCFYEGPNFLVINPDECIDCALCEPECPANAIFSEDELPEGQEVFIELNAELSQKWPNITQIGEQPADREEWNGKTDKLQYLEK; the protein is encoded by the coding sequence ATGACCTTCGTTGTCACTGAAAATTGTATTAAATGTAAATATCAAGACTGTGTTGAAGTTTGCCCAGTAGACTGTTTCTATGAAGGTCCTAACTTCCTTGTGATTAACCCGGACGAGTGTATCGACTGCGCGTTATGTGAGCCTGAATGTCCTGCGAATGCAATTTTCTCTGAAGATGAATTACCGGAAGGTCAAGAAGTCTTTATCGAGCTAAATGCTGAACTGTCTCAAAAATGGCCGAACATCACACAAATTGGTGAGCAACCTGCTGACCGTGAAGAGTGGAATGGTAAAACTGATAAATTACAATATCTTGAAAAATAA
- the mutS gene encoding DNA mismatch repair protein MutS, which translates to MTSSELVADLSSLTPMMQQYMSVKMQHPHSLMFYRMGDFYELFFEDAHKAAKILGITLTHRGKANGQPIPMAGVPFHAAEGYLARLVKKGETVVICEQIGEVTGKGPVERGVVRIITPGTLTDDALLGAHQTSNLVALCVQHQQIGIALLDLSAGLFKVQQIDYDLSQLAIELARLMPSEIVIDENLQDQALVKHLKQQLDVPISKRPNVDFNQNNAQKTLCDQFAVSTLSGFGIDHLPLAKAAAAALIHYAKETQKTALPHIRTIQLEQSSDFIALDPVTRRNLELIEPLFEHGTSLFQLINDCQTAMGGRLLSRTLMQPLRDTAILDERLDATQALLEGFHESPVRLVLKEISDIERVLSRIALGSARPRDLVQLRQACAQIPFLRHALQPLLSQQNSKLLQQLNEELGDFHGLHQRLMSAIVENPPVLLRDGNVIAEGFDSELDELRKIRDHAGQFLIDLEIKEREQSGIPTLKIGYNRVSGYYIELTRAQAEQAPEHYIRRQTLKNAERYITPELKAFEDKVLSSESRALAREKMLFEMLLDELRQDIGNLQMMSSAIAQIDLLANFAHQARLRNWARPKFSPEIGVKIVAGRHPVVEALSKAAFTPNDTQLDYQHRMAIITGPNMGGKSTFMRQTALIALLAYCGSYVPAQSTTLGPIDRIFTRIGSADDLSTGKSTFMVEMTETSQILHHATSQSLVLMDEVGRGTSTYDGLSLAWACVLDLTKRIQCLCLFATHYFELTELDKEAGIDNYHVTAKELNGNLILLHKVQHGPASQSHGLQVAKLAGIPAAVIKEAQHRLKILEKQHQAKPQSPQHDLFAMPEIIEKVIEIEKPSAALELLEDIDVDNLSPREALQQLYALKDLMKQPS; encoded by the coding sequence ATGACCAGTTCAGAACTTGTGGCTGATCTCTCTAGCTTAACGCCCATGATGCAGCAATACATGTCGGTCAAAATGCAGCATCCACACTCATTGATGTTCTATCGCATGGGTGATTTCTATGAACTGTTCTTTGAAGATGCCCATAAGGCCGCCAAAATTTTAGGCATTACCCTGACCCATCGCGGTAAAGCCAATGGTCAGCCAATTCCGATGGCCGGTGTACCTTTCCATGCTGCTGAAGGATATCTGGCTCGTCTGGTAAAAAAAGGCGAAACGGTGGTGATCTGCGAGCAGATCGGTGAAGTGACTGGTAAAGGTCCAGTTGAACGTGGGGTCGTCCGAATTATCACTCCCGGGACTTTAACTGATGATGCCTTATTAGGTGCGCATCAAACCTCCAACCTGGTTGCTCTGTGTGTTCAACACCAACAAATCGGAATTGCACTTCTCGACCTGAGTGCGGGTTTATTTAAAGTCCAGCAAATCGATTATGACTTAAGTCAGTTAGCCATTGAGTTGGCACGCCTGATGCCAAGCGAAATTGTGATTGATGAAAATCTGCAAGATCAAGCTCTGGTAAAACACTTAAAACAACAACTAGATGTTCCAATCAGTAAACGTCCGAATGTCGACTTCAACCAGAACAATGCCCAGAAGACCTTATGCGACCAGTTTGCAGTAAGTACACTTTCAGGTTTCGGAATTGATCATCTGCCTTTGGCCAAAGCTGCTGCGGCTGCATTGATTCACTATGCTAAAGAAACCCAGAAAACGGCTTTACCGCATATCCGAACCATTCAACTGGAACAAAGTTCAGACTTTATTGCACTGGATCCAGTCACCCGTCGCAACCTCGAATTGATTGAGCCTTTATTTGAACATGGCACTTCATTGTTTCAGCTGATCAATGACTGTCAGACCGCTATGGGTGGCCGTCTGCTTAGCCGCACCCTGATGCAACCGCTTCGTGATACTGCGATACTGGATGAGCGACTGGATGCGACACAGGCATTGCTTGAAGGTTTCCATGAATCGCCAGTCCGTCTTGTCTTAAAAGAAATCAGTGATATTGAACGTGTACTCAGCCGTATCGCTTTAGGTAGTGCTCGTCCACGCGATCTGGTTCAATTACGTCAAGCTTGTGCACAGATTCCATTTTTACGCCATGCGTTACAACCGCTGTTAAGTCAGCAGAATTCGAAATTATTGCAACAGCTGAATGAAGAACTGGGCGATTTTCATGGCCTGCATCAGCGCCTGATGTCAGCTATTGTTGAAAATCCGCCGGTACTGCTACGTGATGGCAATGTCATTGCAGAAGGTTTCGATAGCGAGCTGGATGAGCTGCGTAAAATCCGTGATCATGCCGGCCAGTTCCTGATTGATCTGGAAATTAAGGAACGGGAGCAAAGTGGCATTCCTACCCTGAAAATCGGCTATAACCGTGTCAGTGGTTATTATATCGAACTGACTCGTGCACAAGCTGAACAGGCACCTGAACATTATATCCGTCGCCAAACGCTGAAAAATGCTGAGCGTTATATCACGCCTGAACTAAAAGCTTTTGAAGATAAAGTATTGTCTAGCGAATCCCGTGCACTTGCTCGCGAGAAAATGCTATTCGAAATGTTGCTGGATGAACTGCGTCAGGATATTGGCAATCTACAGATGATGAGCAGTGCGATTGCCCAGATCGATCTGTTGGCAAACTTTGCCCATCAGGCACGTTTACGCAATTGGGCACGACCAAAATTCAGCCCTGAAATTGGTGTGAAAATCGTTGCCGGCCGTCATCCTGTGGTTGAAGCCTTAAGCAAAGCAGCCTTTACTCCAAATGATACCCAGCTGGATTATCAGCACCGTATGGCCATTATCACCGGTCCAAATATGGGTGGTAAATCCACCTTTATGCGCCAGACTGCCCTGATTGCCCTACTGGCTTATTGCGGTAGTTATGTGCCAGCGCAATCGACAACACTGGGTCCAATTGACCGAATCTTTACCCGGATTGGCTCTGCAGATGATTTGTCGACTGGCAAATCAACCTTTATGGTGGAAATGACGGAAACTTCGCAAATTCTGCATCATGCTACCAGCCAGTCGCTAGTCCTGATGGATGAAGTGGGTCGTGGAACCAGTACCTATGACGGGCTGTCCCTGGCTTGGGCTTGTGTGCTGGATCTGACTAAACGGATTCAATGTCTATGTCTGTTCGCAACGCATTATTTTGAGCTAACCGAACTGGACAAAGAAGCAGGAATTGATAACTATCATGTCACAGCCAAAGAACTAAATGGCAACCTTATTCTGCTGCATAAAGTCCAACATGGCCCAGCTAGCCAGAGTCATGGTTTACAAGTGGCTAAACTGGCAGGTATTCCTGCGGCTGTAATTAAAGAAGCTCAGCATCGCTTGAAGATTCTGGAAAAGCAGCATCAGGCCAAACCACAGAGTCCGCAGCATGATCTGTTTGCGATGCCTGAAATCATCGAAAAAGTCATCGAGATTGAAAAGCCTTCAGCAGCGCTTGAATTATTAGAAGACATTGATGTCGACAATCTGAGCCCACGTGAAGCATTACAGCAACTTTATGCTCTTAAAGATCTCATGAAACAGCCAAGTTAA